A single genomic interval of Antechinus flavipes isolate AdamAnt ecotype Samford, QLD, Australia chromosome 1, AdamAnt_v2, whole genome shotgun sequence harbors:
- the MARF1 gene encoding meiosis regulator and mRNA stability factor 1 isoform X2: protein MTPQLLRCTLVVAAATAALVAEFPALPSCTSSGYFPCSDFTSGAPGHLEEHISQSELTSHVCTNPLHLNMAPSVCLKGSHYCEDCLSKPARNSIIDAAKVWPNIPPPNTQTASISIPLCNGCGTKGTGNETALLLTNSLNKTASKYGSSEVAIAGQVLENLPPIGVFWDIENCSVPSGRSAVAVVQRIREKFFKGHREAEFICVCDISKESKEVIQELNNCQVTVAHINATAKNAADDKLRQSLRRFADTHTAPATVVLVSTDVNFALELSDLRHRHGFHIILVHKNQASEALLHHAHELIRFEEFISDLPPRLPLKMPQCHTLLYVYNLPTNRDGKSVSNRLRRLSDNCGGKVLSLSGSGAILRFLNQESAERAQKRMENEDVFGNRIIVSFTPKNKELNEIKNSNTVSDKAKSPKKVNKNPKLCLVKDGIEQSPNAKVIPGKGLQANLGSATKNTNIKSLQELCRIESNTNNKNSEHHQQDQLRMDTPSPQNNSRAASAETLTAKTAGTAESVYKNCQKKENPNNRSITSSPVEKKDKEEIMFQISYPSAFSKLTTSRQLSPLLVSQNWSSRSVSPNLLNRASPLTFSITNPSSTDCPDPFANGADIQISNIDYRLSRKELHQIMQEVFSRHGKVKSIELSPHTDYQLKAIVQMENLQEAIIAVNSLHRYKIGSKRIQVSLATGTANKSLSLLSSETVSILQDAPACCLPLYKFTDVYEKKFGHKLSVSDLYKLTDTVAIRDQGNGRLVCLLPSSQARQSPLGSSQSHDGSSANCSPIIFEELEYHEPVCKQHSSNKDFSEHEFDPDSYKIPYVVLSLKTFAPQVHSLLQTHEGTVPLLSFPDCYTAEFSDLEVVQEDQGGVPLEHLITCVPGVNIVTAQNGIKVVKWIHNKPPPPSTDPWLLRSKSPVGNPQLIQFSREVIDLLKNQPSCIIPVGKFIPSYHHHFAKQCRVSDYGYSRLMELLEAVPHVLQILGMGSKRLLTLTHRAQVKRFTQDLLKLLKSQASKQVIVREFLQAYHWCFSKDWDVTEYGVCELIDIISEIPDTTICLTQQDDEMVICIPKKERTQDEIERTKQFCKEVVDLLRHQPHFRMPFNKFIPSYHHHFGRQCKLAHYGFTKLLELFEAIPDVLQVLECGQEKILTLTEVERVKALAAQFVKLLRSQKDNCLMMTDLLTEYGKTFGYTLRLQDYDVSSVPALMQKLCHVVKVADTESGKQIQLINRKSLRSLTAQLLVVLMSWEETSFLSVDQLKRHYETTYSAFLNPCEYGFMTLSELLKSLPYLVEVFTTDTTEEYVKLTSLYLFAKNVRSLLHTYHYQQIFLHEFPVAYTKYIGEVLQPKTYGYSTLEELLGSIPQVVWIKGHGHKRIVVLKNDMKTRLSSPSFSPANHVSDHENQTEDNSELTLETSESCSSLGLTLGVCANGPNQTEQELLCLTNTSPVDLLCEPVPSCLPSPQLRPDPVILQSTDLIQFEEHPQAPYEIMILTEQQQNKMTVSKEKLTSGPGVPDALENVSVPLCSSLDISESRPSKDTVESPAKKQHKNKVKLAANFSFAPITKL from the exons ATGACCCCTCAACTCCTCCGATGCACTTTGGTGGTGGCGGCGGCAACGGCAGCACTGGTGGCAGAG TTCCCAGCTCTTCCAAGCTGCACCTCTTCTGGCTATTTCCCCTGTTCTGATTTCACAAGTGGGGCTCCCGGGCATTTGGAAGAGCACATTTCACAGTCGGAGCTCACATCCCATGTGTGCACCAACCCTTTGCATCTAAATATGGCACCATCGGTTTGTCTAAAGGGCTCTCATTACTGCGAAGACTGTTTGAGCAag cCGGCAAGAAATAGTATAATTGATGCTGCTAAAGTCTGGCCAAATATTCCACCTCCAAATACTCAAACTGCATCAATTTCTATCCCTTTGTGTAATGGCTGTGGAACCAAAGGAACAGGGAATGAGACAGCTTTGCTACTTACAAATAGTCTTAACAAAACAGCATCAAAATATG ggtcCTCAGAAGTTGCAATAGCAGGACAGGTGCTAGAAAACTTACCCCCCATTGGAGTTTTTTGGGACATTGAAAACTGCTCTGTTCCTTCTGGCCGGTCAGCTGTGGCTGTTGTACAACGAATTCGTGAGAAGTTTTTTAAAGGCCACAGAGAAGCAGAATTCATCTGTGTTTGTGACATCagtaaagaaagcaaagaagttaTTCAGGAACTGAATAATTGTCAg GTGACAGTTGCACATATCAATGCTACTGCAAAAAATGCTGCTGATGATAAACTCAGACAGAGTCTCAGAAGATTTGCAGATACTCACACTGCACCAGCCACTGTGGTTCTTGTGTCTA CTGATGTCAATTTTGCATTGGAACTTAGTGACTTGAGGCACCGGCATGGTTTCCATATTATTTTGGTACATAAAAACCAGGCCTCTGAAGCACTGCTGCATCATGCTCATGAGCTTATCAGATTTGAAGAGTTCATTTCAGACTTGCCCCCAAGATTACCACTAAAAATGCCA CAGTGCCACACTTTGCTTTATGTTTATAACCTACCAACAAACAGAGATGGCAAAAGTGTTAGTAACCGCCTTAGACGCCTATCAGACAACTGTGGTGGTAAAGTGCTCAGCCTTTCTGGAAGTGGTGCCATTTTGCGCTTCTTGAATCAAGAAAGTGCAGAACGTGCCCAGAAGCGAATGGAAAATGAAGATGTTTTTGGCAACAGAATTATTGTGTCATTTACTCCcaaaaataaagaacttaatgagataaagaattcaaatactgTTTCTGATAAAGCAAAATCTCCCAAAAAGGTCAACAAAAATCCAAAGTTGTGCCTAGTTAAAGATGGAATTGAACAATCTCCCAATGCCAAAGTCATACCTGGGAAAGGATTACAAGCAAATCTTGGATCTGCCACAAAAAATACTAACATTAAAAGTTTACAG GAGCTATGCCGAATTGAATCTaacacaaataataaaaacagtgaACACCACCAGCAAGATCAGCTAAGGATGGATACACCTTCTCCACAAAATAATTCTCGTGCTGCAAGTGCTGAAACTCTGACAGCCAAAACTGCAGGAACAGCAGAATCTGTTTATAAAAACTGTCAGAA gAAAGAGAACCCTAATAACCGAAGTATTACCAGTTCACCtgtagaaaaaaaggataaagaagagaTTATGTTCCAAATCAGTTATCCATCTGCTTTTAGCAAGTTGACTACATCAAGGCAACTCAGTCCTTTGCTTGTATCTCAGAATTGGTCTTCTAG GAGTGTATCTCCAAACCTTTTGAACAGAGCATCTCCACTTACTTTCAGCATCACAAATCCTAGCAGCACTGATTGCCCTGACCCATTTGCAAATGGTGCTGATATTCAGATTAGTAATATTGACTACAGATTGTCTCGGAAGGAATTACATCAAATTATGCAAGAAGTTTTCTCTAGGCATGGCAAG GTGAAGAGCATAGAGCTCAGCCCTCATACAGATTATCAACTAAAAGCTATTGTCCAGATGGAAAATTTGCAGGAAGCAATCATTGCAGTAAATAGTCTTCACAGATATAAAATTGGCAGCAAAAGAATCCAGGTCTCTTTGGCCACTGGAACAGCTAACAAATCTTTGTCTTtactaag CTCAGAAACGGTATCCATTCTTCAAGATGCTCCTGCTTGTTGTTTGCCTTTGTATAAATTCACAGATGTCTATGAAAAAAA GTTTGGACACAAATTGAGTGTGTCAGACCTATATAAATTAACAGACACAGTAGCAATCCGTGATCAAGGAAATGGGAGGCTGGTGTGTCTGCTACCTAGTAGCCAGGCCCGACAGAGCCCTTTAGGGTCTTCCCAGTCACATGATGGCTCATCAGCTAATTGTAGTCCGATTATATTTGAAGAACTAGAATATCATGAACCTGTCTGCAAGCAGCACAGCTCCAATAAAGATTTCAG TGAACATGAATTTGATCCAGACTCATACAAGATTCCTTATGTTGTACTCTCTTTGAAGACATTTGCACCCCAGGTTCACAGTCTTTTACAAACACATGAGGGTACTGTGCCATTACTGAG TTTCCCAGATTGCTACACTGCAGAGTTCAGTGATCTAGAAGTAGTACAGGAAGATCAAGGAGGAGTTCCTTTGGAACATCTCATTACCTGTGTTCCTGGAGTAAACATTGTTACTGCACAGAATGGCATAAAAGTAGTTAAGTGGATACACAATAAGCCCCCACCTCCAAGCACTG ATCCATGGCTGCTGCGTTCTAAAAGTCCAGTGGGGAACCCACAGCTTATCCAATTCAGTAGAGAAGTAATTGACTTACTGAAGAACCAGCCATCTTGTATCATACCTGTGGGCAAATTCATCCCATCCTATCATCATCACTTCGCAAAGCAGTGCCGTGTATCAGACTATGGATATTCCAGGTTAATGGAATTGCTGGAAGCAGTTCCTCATGTCTTGCAG ATTCTTGGAATGGGTTCCAAAAGATTACTAACTCTAACCCACAGAGCCCAAGTAAAGCGCTTTACTCAGGATTTATTAAAACTTCTCAAATCCCAGGCCAGTAAACAGGTTATTGTGAGAGAATTTTTGCAAGCTTATCATTG gtGTTTCTCAAAAGACTGGGATGTGACCGAATATGGTGTTTGTGAGTTGATTGATATCATATCAGAAATTCCAGATACAACAATCTGTCTGACCCAACAAGATGATGAAATGGTGATCTGCATCCCCAAAAAAG aaCGTACTCAGGATGAAATAGAAAGGACAAAACAATTCTGCAAGGAGGTTGTCGATTTGCTGCGTCATCAACCCCATTTTCGGATGCCCTTTAATAAATTTATTCCTTCTTATCATCACCACTTTGGCCGTCAATGCAAACTTGCACACTATGGATTTACTAAACTACTTGAACTTTTTGAAGCCATTCCTGATGTTTTACAA GTATTGGAATGTGGGCAAGAAAAGATCCTTACATTGACAGAAGTAGAACGTGTCAAGGCTTTAGCTGCCCAGTTTGTTAAACTTCTTCGGTCTCAGAAAGACAACTGTCTTATGATGACTGATTTACTTACAGAATATGGTAAAACTTTTGGTTATACTCTGCGTCTCCAAGATTATGATGTCAGTTCAGTTCCAGCATTAATGCAAAAACTCTGCCATGTTGTAAAG GTTGCTGATACAGAATCTGGCAAGCAGATTCAGCTGATAAATAGGAAGTCTCTTCGATCCCTCACTGCCCAACTACTAGTGGTGTTAATGTCTTGGGAAGAaacctcttttctttctgttgacCAGCTCAAGAGACATTATGAAACTACCTATAGTGCTTTTCTCAACCCTTGTGAATATGGATTCATGACCCTGTCTGAACTTTTGAAGAGTCTGCCGTACTTGGTTGAG GTTTTTACCACTGACACGACAGAAGAGTATGTGAAGCTCACCagtttatatttgtttgcaaaAAATGTACGGTCTCTACTTCATACCTACCACTACCAGCAAATATTCCTTCATGAGTTTCCTGTGGCCTATACCAAATATATAGGAGAAGTATTACAACCCAAGACCTATGGTTATAGTACCCTGGAGGAGCTCTTGGGATCAATTCCTCAG GTGGTCTGGATAAAAGGACATGGTCACAAAAgaattgttgttttaaaaaatgacatgaaaa ctcGGTTGAGTTCTCCCAGTTTTTCTCCTGCCAATCATGTGAGTGATCATGAAAACCAGACAGAAGACAATAGTGAGCTTACTCTGGAGACTTCTGAATCTTGTTCCTCTTTAGGACTCACTTTGGGAGTGTGTGCTAATG GTCCTAATCAAACTGAACAGGAGCTCCTCTGCTTAACTAATACTTCGCCTGTAGATCTTTTGTGTGAACCAGTCCCTTCTTGCTTGCCATCCCCACAGCTGAGACCTGATCCAGTCATTCTTCAATCTACTGATCTCATTCAGTTTGAGGAACATCCCCAAGCTCCTTATG
- the MARF1 gene encoding meiosis regulator and mRNA stability factor 1 isoform X1, whose product MMEGNGTENPCNRSRGWLQQDSDAKPWLWKFSNCFSRPEQTLPLSPKTKDYMENKVVVDLKDVPSPLHAGTKLFPAAPIPDIHPLHQPQIQLPPAPKVSCCAHCSNDPSTPPMHFGGGGGNGSTGGRGTGGLIHAGSLLDSPGTGTITCQVGSGFAFQSASSLKNAPARNNLAGIASDFSSMCIESNFSSCKHLPCCGKLHFQSCHGNVRKLHQFPALPSCTSSGYFPCSDFTSGAPGHLEEHISQSELTSHVCTNPLHLNMAPSVCLKGSHYCEDCLSKPARNSIIDAAKVWPNIPPPNTQTASISIPLCNGCGTKGTGNETALLLTNSLNKTASKYGSSEVAIAGQVLENLPPIGVFWDIENCSVPSGRSAVAVVQRIREKFFKGHREAEFICVCDISKESKEVIQELNNCQVTVAHINATAKNAADDKLRQSLRRFADTHTAPATVVLVSTDVNFALELSDLRHRHGFHIILVHKNQASEALLHHAHELIRFEEFISDLPPRLPLKMPQCHTLLYVYNLPTNRDGKSVSNRLRRLSDNCGGKVLSLSGSGAILRFLNQESAERAQKRMENEDVFGNRIIVSFTPKNKELNEIKNSNTVSDKAKSPKKVNKNPKLCLVKDGIEQSPNAKVIPGKGLQANLGSATKNTNIKSLQELCRIESNTNNKNSEHHQQDQLRMDTPSPQNNSRAASAETLTAKTAGTAESVYKNCQKKENPNNRSITSSPVEKKDKEEIMFQISYPSAFSKLTTSRQLSPLLVSQNWSSRSVSPNLLNRASPLTFSITNPSSTDCPDPFANGADIQISNIDYRLSRKELHQIMQEVFSRHGKVKSIELSPHTDYQLKAIVQMENLQEAIIAVNSLHRYKIGSKRIQVSLATGTANKSLSLLSSETVSILQDAPACCLPLYKFTDVYEKKFGHKLSVSDLYKLTDTVAIRDQGNGRLVCLLPSSQARQSPLGSSQSHDGSSANCSPIIFEELEYHEPVCKQHSSNKDFSEHEFDPDSYKIPYVVLSLKTFAPQVHSLLQTHEGTVPLLSFPDCYTAEFSDLEVVQEDQGGVPLEHLITCVPGVNIVTAQNGIKVVKWIHNKPPPPSTDPWLLRSKSPVGNPQLIQFSREVIDLLKNQPSCIIPVGKFIPSYHHHFAKQCRVSDYGYSRLMELLEAVPHVLQILGMGSKRLLTLTHRAQVKRFTQDLLKLLKSQASKQVIVREFLQAYHWCFSKDWDVTEYGVCELIDIISEIPDTTICLTQQDDEMVICIPKKERTQDEIERTKQFCKEVVDLLRHQPHFRMPFNKFIPSYHHHFGRQCKLAHYGFTKLLELFEAIPDVLQVLECGQEKILTLTEVERVKALAAQFVKLLRSQKDNCLMMTDLLTEYGKTFGYTLRLQDYDVSSVPALMQKLCHVVKVADTESGKQIQLINRKSLRSLTAQLLVVLMSWEETSFLSVDQLKRHYETTYSAFLNPCEYGFMTLSELLKSLPYLVEVFTTDTTEEYVKLTSLYLFAKNVRSLLHTYHYQQIFLHEFPVAYTKYIGEVLQPKTYGYSTLEELLGSIPQVVWIKGHGHKRIVVLKNDMKTRLSSPSFSPANHVSDHENQTEDNSELTLETSESCSSLGLTLGVCANGPNQTEQELLCLTNTSPVDLLCEPVPSCLPSPQLRPDPVILQSTDLIQFEEHPQAPYEIMILTEQQQNKMTVSKEKLTSGPGVPDALENVSVPLCSSLDISESRPSKDTVESPAKKQHKNKVKLAANFSFAPITKL is encoded by the exons aaagaTTACATGGAGAACAAAGTTGTTGTAGATTTAAAGGATGTACCATCTCCTCTTCATGCTGGCACTAAACTTTTCCCAGCAGCCCCAATTCCAGATATTCATCCACTTCATCAACCTCAAATACAACTTCCACCTGCTCCTAAAGTAAGCTGCTGTGCTCATTGCTCTAATGACCCCTCAACTCCTCCGATGCACTTTGGTGGTGGCGGCGGCAACGGCAGCACTGGTGGCAGAGGTACTGGGGGCTTGATTCACGCTGGCTCACTATTAGACTCACCAGGCACTGGTACAATCACTTGTCAAGTAGGGTCAGGGTTTGCTTTTCAATCTGCATCTTCACTCAAGAATGCTCCAGCTAGAAATAATTTGGCAGGCATTGCAAGTGACTTTTCCAGCATGTGTATAGAAAGTAACTTCTCTTCTTGTAAACACCTGCCTTGTTGTGGAAAACTTCATTTCCAATCATGTCATGGTAATGTGCGTAAACTGCATCAGTTCCCAGCTCTTCCAAGCTGCACCTCTTCTGGCTATTTCCCCTGTTCTGATTTCACAAGTGGGGCTCCCGGGCATTTGGAAGAGCACATTTCACAGTCGGAGCTCACATCCCATGTGTGCACCAACCCTTTGCATCTAAATATGGCACCATCGGTTTGTCTAAAGGGCTCTCATTACTGCGAAGACTGTTTGAGCAag cCGGCAAGAAATAGTATAATTGATGCTGCTAAAGTCTGGCCAAATATTCCACCTCCAAATACTCAAACTGCATCAATTTCTATCCCTTTGTGTAATGGCTGTGGAACCAAAGGAACAGGGAATGAGACAGCTTTGCTACTTACAAATAGTCTTAACAAAACAGCATCAAAATATG ggtcCTCAGAAGTTGCAATAGCAGGACAGGTGCTAGAAAACTTACCCCCCATTGGAGTTTTTTGGGACATTGAAAACTGCTCTGTTCCTTCTGGCCGGTCAGCTGTGGCTGTTGTACAACGAATTCGTGAGAAGTTTTTTAAAGGCCACAGAGAAGCAGAATTCATCTGTGTTTGTGACATCagtaaagaaagcaaagaagttaTTCAGGAACTGAATAATTGTCAg GTGACAGTTGCACATATCAATGCTACTGCAAAAAATGCTGCTGATGATAAACTCAGACAGAGTCTCAGAAGATTTGCAGATACTCACACTGCACCAGCCACTGTGGTTCTTGTGTCTA CTGATGTCAATTTTGCATTGGAACTTAGTGACTTGAGGCACCGGCATGGTTTCCATATTATTTTGGTACATAAAAACCAGGCCTCTGAAGCACTGCTGCATCATGCTCATGAGCTTATCAGATTTGAAGAGTTCATTTCAGACTTGCCCCCAAGATTACCACTAAAAATGCCA CAGTGCCACACTTTGCTTTATGTTTATAACCTACCAACAAACAGAGATGGCAAAAGTGTTAGTAACCGCCTTAGACGCCTATCAGACAACTGTGGTGGTAAAGTGCTCAGCCTTTCTGGAAGTGGTGCCATTTTGCGCTTCTTGAATCAAGAAAGTGCAGAACGTGCCCAGAAGCGAATGGAAAATGAAGATGTTTTTGGCAACAGAATTATTGTGTCATTTACTCCcaaaaataaagaacttaatgagataaagaattcaaatactgTTTCTGATAAAGCAAAATCTCCCAAAAAGGTCAACAAAAATCCAAAGTTGTGCCTAGTTAAAGATGGAATTGAACAATCTCCCAATGCCAAAGTCATACCTGGGAAAGGATTACAAGCAAATCTTGGATCTGCCACAAAAAATACTAACATTAAAAGTTTACAG GAGCTATGCCGAATTGAATCTaacacaaataataaaaacagtgaACACCACCAGCAAGATCAGCTAAGGATGGATACACCTTCTCCACAAAATAATTCTCGTGCTGCAAGTGCTGAAACTCTGACAGCCAAAACTGCAGGAACAGCAGAATCTGTTTATAAAAACTGTCAGAA gAAAGAGAACCCTAATAACCGAAGTATTACCAGTTCACCtgtagaaaaaaaggataaagaagagaTTATGTTCCAAATCAGTTATCCATCTGCTTTTAGCAAGTTGACTACATCAAGGCAACTCAGTCCTTTGCTTGTATCTCAGAATTGGTCTTCTAG GAGTGTATCTCCAAACCTTTTGAACAGAGCATCTCCACTTACTTTCAGCATCACAAATCCTAGCAGCACTGATTGCCCTGACCCATTTGCAAATGGTGCTGATATTCAGATTAGTAATATTGACTACAGATTGTCTCGGAAGGAATTACATCAAATTATGCAAGAAGTTTTCTCTAGGCATGGCAAG GTGAAGAGCATAGAGCTCAGCCCTCATACAGATTATCAACTAAAAGCTATTGTCCAGATGGAAAATTTGCAGGAAGCAATCATTGCAGTAAATAGTCTTCACAGATATAAAATTGGCAGCAAAAGAATCCAGGTCTCTTTGGCCACTGGAACAGCTAACAAATCTTTGTCTTtactaag CTCAGAAACGGTATCCATTCTTCAAGATGCTCCTGCTTGTTGTTTGCCTTTGTATAAATTCACAGATGTCTATGAAAAAAA GTTTGGACACAAATTGAGTGTGTCAGACCTATATAAATTAACAGACACAGTAGCAATCCGTGATCAAGGAAATGGGAGGCTGGTGTGTCTGCTACCTAGTAGCCAGGCCCGACAGAGCCCTTTAGGGTCTTCCCAGTCACATGATGGCTCATCAGCTAATTGTAGTCCGATTATATTTGAAGAACTAGAATATCATGAACCTGTCTGCAAGCAGCACAGCTCCAATAAAGATTTCAG TGAACATGAATTTGATCCAGACTCATACAAGATTCCTTATGTTGTACTCTCTTTGAAGACATTTGCACCCCAGGTTCACAGTCTTTTACAAACACATGAGGGTACTGTGCCATTACTGAG TTTCCCAGATTGCTACACTGCAGAGTTCAGTGATCTAGAAGTAGTACAGGAAGATCAAGGAGGAGTTCCTTTGGAACATCTCATTACCTGTGTTCCTGGAGTAAACATTGTTACTGCACAGAATGGCATAAAAGTAGTTAAGTGGATACACAATAAGCCCCCACCTCCAAGCACTG ATCCATGGCTGCTGCGTTCTAAAAGTCCAGTGGGGAACCCACAGCTTATCCAATTCAGTAGAGAAGTAATTGACTTACTGAAGAACCAGCCATCTTGTATCATACCTGTGGGCAAATTCATCCCATCCTATCATCATCACTTCGCAAAGCAGTGCCGTGTATCAGACTATGGATATTCCAGGTTAATGGAATTGCTGGAAGCAGTTCCTCATGTCTTGCAG ATTCTTGGAATGGGTTCCAAAAGATTACTAACTCTAACCCACAGAGCCCAAGTAAAGCGCTTTACTCAGGATTTATTAAAACTTCTCAAATCCCAGGCCAGTAAACAGGTTATTGTGAGAGAATTTTTGCAAGCTTATCATTG gtGTTTCTCAAAAGACTGGGATGTGACCGAATATGGTGTTTGTGAGTTGATTGATATCATATCAGAAATTCCAGATACAACAATCTGTCTGACCCAACAAGATGATGAAATGGTGATCTGCATCCCCAAAAAAG aaCGTACTCAGGATGAAATAGAAAGGACAAAACAATTCTGCAAGGAGGTTGTCGATTTGCTGCGTCATCAACCCCATTTTCGGATGCCCTTTAATAAATTTATTCCTTCTTATCATCACCACTTTGGCCGTCAATGCAAACTTGCACACTATGGATTTACTAAACTACTTGAACTTTTTGAAGCCATTCCTGATGTTTTACAA GTATTGGAATGTGGGCAAGAAAAGATCCTTACATTGACAGAAGTAGAACGTGTCAAGGCTTTAGCTGCCCAGTTTGTTAAACTTCTTCGGTCTCAGAAAGACAACTGTCTTATGATGACTGATTTACTTACAGAATATGGTAAAACTTTTGGTTATACTCTGCGTCTCCAAGATTATGATGTCAGTTCAGTTCCAGCATTAATGCAAAAACTCTGCCATGTTGTAAAG GTTGCTGATACAGAATCTGGCAAGCAGATTCAGCTGATAAATAGGAAGTCTCTTCGATCCCTCACTGCCCAACTACTAGTGGTGTTAATGTCTTGGGAAGAaacctcttttctttctgttgacCAGCTCAAGAGACATTATGAAACTACCTATAGTGCTTTTCTCAACCCTTGTGAATATGGATTCATGACCCTGTCTGAACTTTTGAAGAGTCTGCCGTACTTGGTTGAG GTTTTTACCACTGACACGACAGAAGAGTATGTGAAGCTCACCagtttatatttgtttgcaaaAAATGTACGGTCTCTACTTCATACCTACCACTACCAGCAAATATTCCTTCATGAGTTTCCTGTGGCCTATACCAAATATATAGGAGAAGTATTACAACCCAAGACCTATGGTTATAGTACCCTGGAGGAGCTCTTGGGATCAATTCCTCAG GTGGTCTGGATAAAAGGACATGGTCACAAAAgaattgttgttttaaaaaatgacatgaaaa ctcGGTTGAGTTCTCCCAGTTTTTCTCCTGCCAATCATGTGAGTGATCATGAAAACCAGACAGAAGACAATAGTGAGCTTACTCTGGAGACTTCTGAATCTTGTTCCTCTTTAGGACTCACTTTGGGAGTGTGTGCTAATG GTCCTAATCAAACTGAACAGGAGCTCCTCTGCTTAACTAATACTTCGCCTGTAGATCTTTTGTGTGAACCAGTCCCTTCTTGCTTGCCATCCCCACAGCTGAGACCTGATCCAGTCATTCTTCAATCTACTGATCTCATTCAGTTTGAGGAACATCCCCAAGCTCCTTATG